From a single Limisphaera ngatamarikiensis genomic region:
- a CDS encoding superoxide dismutase, whose amino-acid sequence MAHELPPLPYPADALEPHIDRQTMEIHHGRHHKAYVDHLNKALAGRSELEARSLEALLKDLASVPEEIRTAVRNNGGGHWNHTFFWQIMAPNAGGAPTGKLADEIQKAFGSFDEFKARFEAAGLGRFGSGWAWLVVNNGKLEIVSTANQDNPLMGRAIAGCEGVPILGVDVWEHAYYLKYQNRRADYLKAWWNVVNWREVERRYAAVTG is encoded by the coding sequence ATGGCACACGAACTTCCTCCCCTGCCCTATCCGGCAGATGCGTTGGAACCGCACATTGACCGGCAAACGATGGAGATCCATCACGGCCGGCATCACAAGGCGTACGTGGACCATTTGAACAAGGCCCTGGCAGGCCGGTCGGAGTTGGAGGCCCGGTCGTTGGAGGCCCTGTTGAAGGATCTTGCCTCGGTTCCGGAAGAGATCCGCACCGCCGTCCGCAACAACGGGGGTGGTCACTGGAACCACACGTTCTTCTGGCAGATCATGGCCCCAAACGCCGGGGGCGCGCCCACGGGCAAACTGGCCGACGAAATCCAAAAGGCCTTCGGCAGCTTTGACGAGTTCAAAGCCCGATTCGAAGCTGCCGGGCTGGGCCGGTTTGGCAGTGGTTGGGCGTGGTTGGTGGTCAACAACGGCAAACTGGAAATTGTATCCACCGCCAACCAGGACAACCCCCTCATGGGCCGGGCCATTGCCGGTTGCGAAGGGGTTCCGATCCTCGGTGTGGACGTGTGGGAGCACGCGTACTACCTGAAGTACCAGAACCGCCGCGCCGACTACCTGAAGGCCTGGTGGAATGTGGTGAACTGGCGCGAGGTGGAGCGGCGATACGCCGCTGTGACCGGTTGA
- the hisH gene encoding imidazole glycerol phosphate synthase subunit HisH yields the protein MIALVDYGSGNLRSVFKALRHVGAEVRIVRRPEELRDARAAVLPGVGAFDDCIRALERQELLGALRAFIASGRPFLGICVGYQALFERSEEFNSCALGLGLFRGRVVRFREQPGLKIPQIGWNQIEILRPDCPLYRGIPSGCHVYFVHSYFPRPESESIVATRTVYGEPFASSIWSDNVFATQFHPEKSQRVGLRLLRNFVDLAGD from the coding sequence GTGATTGCCTTGGTGGATTACGGCAGCGGCAACCTGCGCAGCGTGTTCAAGGCGTTGCGCCACGTCGGGGCGGAGGTGCGGATCGTTCGGCGTCCCGAGGAGCTTCGGGACGCGCGCGCGGCGGTCTTGCCCGGTGTGGGCGCGTTCGACGATTGCATTCGCGCTCTGGAGCGACAGGAGCTGCTCGGGGCGTTGCGGGCGTTTATTGCGAGTGGGCGGCCGTTTCTGGGCATCTGCGTGGGATACCAGGCGCTCTTTGAGCGGAGCGAGGAATTCAACAGTTGTGCTCTGGGCCTGGGGTTGTTTCGCGGCCGGGTGGTCCGGTTTCGCGAGCAACCCGGTTTGAAGATCCCCCAGATCGGCTGGAACCAGATCGAGATTCTGCGCCCGGACTGCCCGCTCTACCGGGGTATCCCCTCCGGCTGCCACGTGTACTTTGTGCACAGCTATTTTCCCCGGCCGGAGTCGGAATCCATCGTGGCCACACGCACGGTGTACGGAGAGCCCTTCGCCTCCTCCATCTGGTCGGACAACGTTTTTGCCACGCAGTTTCATCCCGAAAAGAGCCAGCGTGTGGGCCTGCGGCTGCTGCGAAATTTTGTGGATCTGGCCGGGGATTGA
- a CDS encoding glycosyltransferase: MNTAWPSVSVIIAARPEQTEIRAVHAAQRLDYPRDRLEILVARGRQPSVQRNAALRVARGDLVYFLDDDSEPLPGNLQRAVTAFARDPQLQVIGGPNLCPEDAPEQEQVFAVVLSSWLAFGPSRARYAPVGPPRYTSEKTLILCNLVARRQTLLDLGGFDETLYPNEENALLDAIQRRGGRLWYDPDFLVYRRPRPDLRRFARMLLTYGRGRAEQFRRLPTAGSALNFVPPLFVLYLGVLLAGAPLGFWSAGGWGRWATGPLGLYAVLLLGHAIQLWRRHPWPRVWRAALLIVAAHCLYGAGFWRGCFTPLRPPGSKTTREVIVESVPLENAEVGA, from the coding sequence GTGAACACGGCCTGGCCCAGCGTTTCGGTCATCATCGCCGCACGACCCGAGCAGACCGAGATTCGTGCGGTGCACGCGGCACAACGACTGGATTATCCCCGCGATCGACTGGAGATCCTGGTGGCGCGGGGGCGACAACCCTCCGTCCAACGCAACGCAGCCCTCCGGGTCGCCCGGGGTGATTTGGTGTATTTCCTCGATGATGATTCCGAGCCCCTGCCGGGTAACCTGCAACGGGCGGTCACCGCCTTCGCCAGGGACCCGCAACTTCAGGTGATCGGCGGGCCGAACCTTTGTCCCGAGGACGCCCCTGAACAGGAGCAGGTTTTTGCCGTGGTTTTGAGCAGTTGGCTGGCCTTTGGCCCCAGTCGCGCTCGATACGCCCCCGTGGGCCCGCCGCGCTACACCTCCGAGAAGACCTTGATCCTGTGCAACCTCGTGGCGCGGCGGCAGACCCTTCTGGACCTGGGTGGATTCGACGAGACGCTTTATCCCAACGAGGAAAACGCGCTCCTGGACGCCATCCAGCGTCGGGGCGGCCGCCTTTGGTACGATCCGGATTTTTTGGTCTATCGCCGACCGCGCCCGGACTTGCGTCGGTTTGCCCGGATGTTGCTGACCTACGGTCGGGGTCGCGCGGAGCAGTTCCGGCGACTGCCGACGGCCGGCTCGGCCCTCAACTTCGTCCCCCCTTTGTTTGTGCTTTACCTGGGCGTGCTGCTGGCGGGAGCGCCCCTGGGCTTTTGGAGTGCAGGTGGTTGGGGGCGATGGGCCACCGGGCCGCTCGGGCTCTACGCGGTTTTGTTGTTGGGTCACGCCATCCAGCTATGGCGACGGCATCCATGGCCCAGGGTCTGGCGGGCTGCGCTGTTGATCGTGGCCGCACACTGCCTGTATGGAGCCGGGTTCTGGCGCGGCTGCTTCACGCCCCTGCGCCCCCCCGGTTCCAAGACAACCCGCGAGGTGATCGTGGAGTCTGTCCCGCTTGAAAATGCAGAGGTGGGGGCATGA